One Coffea arabica cultivar ET-39 chromosome 5c, Coffea Arabica ET-39 HiFi, whole genome shotgun sequence DNA window includes the following coding sequences:
- the LOC113690815 gene encoding wax ester synthase/diacylglycerol acyltransferase 4, whose amino-acid sequence MGELNQDEEFQVPVSPTGQYFNSSIMSAAVIGVLESEIPIQEDDSLTLKLLQELFLPINPRLSSIMVQDEKGVKLWKKVEVIPKNHIHVPVFPEGKSIEFYDECFNDYLSNMALQPLPQSQPLWEVHIIKYPTKNAAGNLVFKLHHALGDGYSIMGALLSCLQRADDPSLPITFPEFQTNPKGKNNDEGSIFKKVPRVLSGIGNTISDFAWSMLKSTFLQDDQTPIRSGEDGVEFRPMTITTMTFCIDQIKQMKANLDVSVNDVICGVIFLGTRLYMQAIDPEKTNGKSSALVLLSTRAIRGYKTVKEMVEPNSKTPWGNHFAFMHVSVPNLAKAGSQNPLNFVLEAQKIIRSKRNSAGVYLNGKLLETMRKCRGPEATAKFIHKTLTNSSMTVSNVFGPVDRLALANHPAKGMYFMMAGSPQNLTITMVSYMKKLRVAIGVEKGMIDAEKFKSSIDEAFNMISLAAINNGSAPHQPPISTPLNVT is encoded by the exons ATGGGCGAGCTCAATCAAGATGAAGAATTTCAAGTCCCCGTAAGCCCCACTGGCCAGTACTTTAACAGCTCCATAATGTCCGCTGCTGTTATAGGGGTGTTAGAGTCTGAAATTCCCATACAAGAGGATGACTCCCTAACCTTGAAACTGCTTCAGGAACTTTTCCTACCCATCAATCCACGGTTGTCTTCCATCATG GTTCAAGACGAAAAAGGAGTGAAATTGTGGAAGAAAGTAGAAGTGATTCCCAAAAACCACATTCATGTGCCAGTTTTCCCTGAGGGGAAGTCTATAGAATTCTATGATGAATGCTTCAATGACTATTTGTCAAACATGGCTTTGCAGCCACTCCCACAAAGCCAACCATTATGGGAAGTTCACATAATTAAATACCCTACCAAGAACGCAGCTGGAAATCTTGTGTTTAAGCTTCATCATGCACTGGGTGATGGCTACTCAATTATGGGAGCTCTTCTTTCATGTTTACAAAGAGCTGATGACCCTTCTCTTCCTATAACGTTTCCTGAATTTCAAACGAATCCTAAGGGAAAGAATAATGATGAAGGTAGCATATTCAAGAAGGTCCCTCGAGTTCTATCTGGAATAGGTAACACTATATCTGACTTTGCATGGAGCATGTTGAAGAGCACTTTTCTTCAAGATGATCAGACACCCATAAGGTCTGGCGAAGATGGAGTGGAATTTCGACCCATGACTATTACAACAATGACATTTTGCATTGACCAAATCAAGCAAATGAAGGCCAATCTTGACGTG TCAGTAAACGATGTTATATGTGGAGTAATATTTCTGGGGACTCGACTGTACATGCAAGCAATTGACCCAGAAAAGACCAATGGAAAATCTTCAGCATTGGTGCTGCTAAGCACCAGAGCCATTCGTGGGTACAAGACAGTGAAGGAGATGGTGGAACCCAATTCTAAGACTCCATGGGGCAACCATTTTGCCTTTATGCACGTATCCGTCCCAAACCTAGCAAAAGCCGGGTCCCAAAACCCACTAAATTTTGTCCTGGAAGCCCAGAAAATCATCAGGTCAAAAAGAAATTCTGCAGGAGTTTATCTCAACGGCAAATTGCTAGAAACAATGCGCAAATGTAGAGGACCCGAG GCCACGGCTAAGTTTATCCACAAAACACTAACGAACTCGAGCATGACAGTTTCTAATGTTTTTGGTCCTGTAGACCGATTGGCTTTGGCCAATCATCCGGCTAAAGGAATGTATTTCATGATGGCCGGATCTCCTCAG AATCTTACAATAACAATGGTTAGCTATATGAAAAAGCTGAGGGTTGCAATAGGTGTCGAAAAGGGAATGATAGATGCAGAAAAGTTCAAGTCATCAATTGATGAGGCCTTCAATATGATATCTCTTGCCGCTATCAATAATGGTTCTGCTCCCCACCAACCACCAATTAGTACACCATTGAATGTCACATGA
- the LOC113689511 gene encoding cyclase-like protein 2, with the protein MKKSISCLVLLSLACIASFANTSDGQSDGCKIYDITHPIKNNMPTFGSLLGAKDVIKEFQGKATITGTITVGTHLGTHVDAPSHIFPGLLGQPGFTVDALDLKTLMGSVLVVETPKDKNITSEVMQSLQIPPGTNRVIFKTANTDNRLMDTGFFVPNYTGFTATGADWLVKNTNITFVGIDYMSVAVIDEIVPVHITLLTSHKIIPVENLKLDGIAPGNYNVLCLPLKVVAEAAPVRCILLDAACH; encoded by the coding sequence ATGAAGAAATCAATCTCCTGCTTGGTTCTTTTGTCCCTGGCCTGCATTGCCTCCTTTGCCAACACCTCTGATGGACAATCCGATGGCTGTAAAATATATGACATCACTCATCCCATAAAGAATAATATGCCTACTTTTGGAAGCTTGTTAGGTGCTAAAGATGTGATAAAAGAATTTCAAGGGAAAGCTACCATCACTGGTACCATCACCGTGGGCACTCATCTTGGCACCCATGTTGATGCCCCTTCACACATTTTCCCGGGTTTGTTAGGACAGCCTGGATTCACAGTTGATGCCCTCGACCTCAAAACCCTCATGGGTTCGGTCTTGGTTGTCGAGACGCCTAAAGACAAGAACATAACTAGTGAAGTTATGCAGTCTCTGCAAATTCCTCCAGGGACAAATAGAGTGATTTTTAAGACAGCAAACACTGATAATCGCCTTATGGATACAGGCTTCTTTGTACCTAATTATACTGGATTTACAGCAACAGGGGCAGATTGGTTGGTGAAAAATACTAATATTACATTTGTTGGGATTGATTACATGTCTGTTGCAGTTATTGATGAAATTGTTCCGGTTCATATAACGTTGTTGACCAGCCATAAGATTATCCCTGTTGAAAATTTGAAGCTTGATGGTATTGCTCCGGGGAACTACAATGTTCTTTGCCTTCCTTTAAAGGTAGTTGCTGAGGCCGCACCAGTCAGGTGCATTCTCTTGGATGCAGCATGTCACTGA
- the LOC113689003 gene encoding early nodulin-like protein 3, with protein MEFDQRIAFTIFLVTFLGFFLSASQSYTFYVGGRDGWVLKPKEDYNQWAGRNRFQINDTLIFRYKKGYDDVLEVDKDDYYNCNKENPFLALKDGESVFKFNRAGPFFFISGHADNCQKGQRLIIVVLHPRGNPTDAPSPVAANPPSPSPSPSPAPIFAPTPSPIKPNTPPPAAASPPAPVIVQPFAPAPSPSAASITFGGLIGSLLGISFFLVIFAFGY; from the exons ATGGAGTTTGATCAACGAATAGCCTTCACCATTTTCTTGGTGacttttctaggattttttcTCTCGGCATCTCAATCTTACACCTTCTATGTTGGTGGCAGAGATGGTTGGGTCTTAAAACCCAAAGAAGATTACAATCAATGGGCTGGAAGAAACCGATTTCAGATCAATGACACCCTCA TTTTTAGATACAAGAAAGGCTATGATGATGTTCTGGAAGTAGATAAAGATGATTACTACAACTGCAACAAGGAAAACCCCTTTTTAGCTCTCAAAGATGGGGAATCAGTGTTCAAGTTTAACAGGGCAGGTCCATTCTTTTTCATCAGTGGTCATGCAGATAATTGCCAGAAGGGTCAGAGGCTTATCATTGTTGTGTTGCATCCAAGAGGCAATCCTACCGATGCTCCATCACCAGTTGCGGCCAATCCTCcctctccttctccttctccgTCTCCTGCTCCGATTTTCGCCCCAACTCCTTCACCAATTAAGCCTAACACTCCTCCTCCTGCAGCCGCGAGTCCTCCTGCGCCAGTGATCGTTCAGCCCTTTGCTCCTGCACCGTCTCCATCTGCTGCATCAATTACTTTTGGTGGCTTAATTGGTTCTTTGTTGGGAATAAGCTTCTTCTTGGTCATATTTGCTTTTGGTTACTGA